The Myxococcota bacterium genome includes a window with the following:
- a CDS encoding AarF/UbiB family protein, which produces MRIAAVGTPTPTPSAATARPAWSDRTWARRAGLAQAWWFARAVVGAGSAWLRARLRRDPEPLAAALVPVAHACGQLKGPFAKLGQFAALRPDRFPESSIGALRRLRDAVPPLPFSQIRGVVEAEWSEPLEARFEAFDPTPMGAASVAQVHRARLHGGDPVIVKVQYPWLERGLDADLAWLRFGFRRLLQRGEHAKALFDEFAGHVRQELDFRAEAAVAAEIATNLASDPSIVVPEVIASHSGRRVLTVRAVPAVGLQDETGLARLGADRETLVTILTRAYAKQVFVDGLFHADPHPGNLFVVDEPGAREAPRLLFVDFGLSRRLDDALKRELRSGMLALLQRDTDGFVDGMERIGAIEAGARPGVASAVQGMFDRIAAGGGALGMRGQAVLALKDEAVGLLRETPGLRLPTELLLYARTLSMVFGLGRELAPRVDPLPLCLPSLLAFLTRKD; this is translated from the coding sequence TTGAGGATCGCGGCGGTCGGAACGCCGACCCCCACTCCGTCTGCCGCCACCGCCCGCCCGGCCTGGTCCGATCGGACCTGGGCCCGACGCGCCGGTCTGGCCCAGGCGTGGTGGTTCGCTCGCGCCGTCGTCGGCGCCGGCAGTGCGTGGCTGCGCGCGCGCCTGCGGCGCGACCCGGAACCCCTGGCAGCCGCCCTCGTCCCGGTCGCCCACGCCTGTGGCCAACTGAAGGGTCCCTTCGCGAAGCTCGGTCAGTTCGCCGCCCTTCGGCCCGACCGGTTTCCCGAGTCGAGCATCGGAGCGCTGCGGCGCCTGCGCGACGCGGTCCCTCCTCTGCCCTTCTCTCAGATCCGCGGCGTCGTGGAAGCCGAGTGGTCCGAGCCGCTCGAGGCGCGCTTCGAGGCCTTCGACCCGACACCGATGGGTGCCGCGTCGGTCGCCCAGGTGCACCGCGCGCGACTCCACGGTGGCGATCCGGTGATCGTGAAGGTCCAGTACCCGTGGTTGGAACGGGGGCTCGACGCGGACCTGGCCTGGCTCCGCTTCGGGTTCCGACGGCTGCTGCAGCGTGGAGAGCACGCCAAGGCGCTCTTCGACGAGTTCGCTGGCCACGTCCGCCAGGAACTCGACTTTCGCGCCGAAGCCGCAGTGGCGGCGGAGATCGCGACGAACCTCGCATCGGACCCGTCGATCGTGGTGCCCGAGGTGATCGCGTCGCACTCGGGCCGCCGGGTCCTGACGGTTCGCGCGGTGCCGGCGGTGGGTCTCCAGGACGAGACCGGCCTGGCGCGGCTGGGTGCCGATCGCGAGACGCTCGTGACCATCCTCACGCGTGCCTACGCGAAGCAGGTCTTCGTCGACGGTCTCTTCCACGCGGACCCTCACCCGGGCAACCTCTTCGTCGTCGACGAGCCGGGAGCCCGCGAAGCCCCGCGCCTGCTCTTCGTCGATTTCGGTCTCTCGCGACGCCTCGACGACGCCCTGAAACGCGAACTGCGCAGCGGCATGCTCGCGCTCCTGCAGCGTGACACCGACGGCTTCGTCGACGGCATGGAACGCATCGGCGCCATCGAGGCCGGGGCGCGGCCGGGCGTCGCGAGCGCCGTGCAGGGCATGTTCGACCGGATCGCGGCGGGCGGTGGCGCGCTCGGCATGCGCGGGCAGGCCGTGCTCGCACTCAAGGACGAGGCGGTGGGCCTGCTGCGCGAAACGCCGGGCCTGCGCCTGCCCACCGAGCTGTTGCTCTACGCGCGCACGCTCTCGATGGTCTTCGGTCTCGGTCGCGAGCTGGCTCCGCGGGTCGACCCCCTGCCCCTCTGCCTGCCGTCGCTGCTCGCGTTCCTCACGCGCAAGGACTGA
- a CDS encoding YCF48-related protein — protein sequence MQQRRTGVARALSVALCAGFALCAACVDPHPEPARDGLPRDLYAVAWLDARTAVAVGARGTLRRSDDAGAHWERLPSPVETGLYDVAFADTQRGWAVGQRSVILRTDDGGRSWVAQTHPRAGEGLPLLAVHALDPERAVAVGAWGARIFTRDGGVHWEDHSLVVTPEDPRFAWLDDADQVRVLAGERVYDDVTLQDVTCRAGPGRCWIVGEFGHVLSSEGGDGALAHGRIETGVSPLEVRFEAGSSELGAEVERDLAAWIEALTDTADARIELGWTLGPEARGAPDLAAAERALEAAEARLAAVRALLFEAGWQAERVREQTPIPWERLEAPDASADVTAWLGRHARERAAVTLTLRAEPMLFAVDFDSATRGLAVGGAGVWLETKDAGAHWRPARLHATDALFAVAHGPDGPLLAGAGPQLFARQSGTWRPVLATSGFVRDLAFHPGAPSVLAAGEDGQAIPVRLEGEAASPR from the coding sequence ATGCAGCAACGCCGCACGGGGGTGGCGCGGGCGCTCAGCGTCGCGTTGTGCGCCGGATTCGCGCTCTGCGCGGCCTGCGTCGACCCGCACCCCGAGCCGGCGCGCGACGGTTTGCCGCGAGACCTTTACGCGGTCGCTTGGCTCGACGCGCGGACGGCCGTGGCCGTGGGCGCGCGCGGAACCCTCCGCCGCTCCGACGATGCGGGGGCGCATTGGGAACGCCTGCCTTCGCCCGTGGAGACCGGTCTCTACGACGTCGCCTTTGCCGACACCCAACGTGGCTGGGCCGTCGGTCAACGCTCGGTGATTCTGCGCACCGACGACGGCGGTCGCAGCTGGGTGGCCCAGACCCATCCGCGGGCTGGGGAGGGCCTGCCGCTCCTCGCGGTGCACGCGCTCGACCCGGAGCGAGCGGTGGCGGTCGGGGCCTGGGGCGCCCGCATCTTCACGCGGGACGGGGGGGTCCACTGGGAAGACCACTCCCTCGTGGTGACACCGGAGGATCCGCGTTTCGCCTGGCTCGACGACGCCGACCAGGTGCGCGTGCTCGCCGGCGAACGGGTCTACGACGACGTTACACTCCAGGATGTCACCTGCCGAGCGGGCCCGGGGCGGTGCTGGATCGTCGGCGAGTTCGGCCACGTGCTCTCCAGCGAGGGTGGGGACGGCGCGCTCGCCCACGGCCGGATCGAGACCGGCGTCTCGCCACTCGAAGTGCGCTTCGAGGCGGGCAGCAGCGAACTCGGAGCCGAGGTGGAGCGGGACCTCGCCGCCTGGATCGAAGCGCTCACCGACACGGCGGACGCGCGGATCGAGTTGGGCTGGACGCTGGGCCCGGAAGCGCGCGGCGCCCCCGACCTCGCCGCCGCCGAGCGCGCCCTGGAAGCGGCGGAGGCGCGGCTCGCGGCGGTCCGTGCGCTCCTGTTCGAGGCCGGTTGGCAGGCGGAGCGGGTTCGCGAGCAGACGCCGATTCCCTGGGAGCGGCTCGAGGCCCCCGACGCCTCGGCGGACGTCACGGCCTGGCTCGGACGACACGCTCGCGAGCGCGCAGCCGTGACGCTCACGCTGCGGGCCGAGCCGATGCTCTTCGCGGTCGACTTCGACTCGGCTACGCGGGGTCTCGCCGTGGGCGGGGCCGGGGTCTGGCTCGAGACGAAGGACGCGGGCGCCCACTGGCGACCGGCGCGCCTACACGCCACCGACGCCCTGTTCGCGGTGGCGCACGGCCCCGACGGGCCCCTGCTCGCCGGGGCGGGCCCCCAGCTCTTCGCCCGGCAGAGCGGGACCTGGCGGCCGGTCCTCGCGACCTCCGGCTTCGTGCGCGATCTCGCGTTCCACCCCGGCGCGCCCTCGGTGCTCGCTGCGGGCGAGGACGGCCAGGCGATTCCGGTCCGCCTCGAGGGCGAAGCGGCCTCTCCCCGCTGA
- a CDS encoding diguanylate cyclase translates to MDLVNAPARVVCVDDSRLTRALVQDALEGRVQLECHESAESALASIERVTPDLILSDLQMEGMSGLDLLDRVRRSVPDVPFVLLTAHASVESAVQALRRGATDYLEKPVQQEHLVALVERLLSHQRLVRDNERLRSAVRTLESCRMLMHCLDPGEVYAVALDLLLPALDRELGLAFFRRDSIQGSDGLAFRGFDEDQATALQQRLHDQKPDGDLFSVQEACVAETGPVADALADIGVGAGPALLVPLRGAESEEGLLWVPEQGRPTRESDLEKAQLIAAHAELALANAERYHRAKERAFIDDVTEVYNARYLLQATEHEMRRAERSKKELCVLFLDLDRFKRVNDQHGHLVGSNVLRHLSQVLRDCIRQVDTLARYGGDEFTILLVDTGHEGGVAVAERIRRTVAETVFEGEGGTPIRLTISIGVATFPSHSADREGMLDLADKAMYRAKSLGRNCVCSAADLDR, encoded by the coding sequence ATGGATCTCGTGAACGCACCCGCGCGGGTCGTCTGTGTCGACGATTCGCGTCTGACCCGCGCGCTCGTCCAGGACGCGCTCGAGGGGCGCGTACAGCTGGAATGTCACGAGAGCGCCGAGTCGGCCCTCGCATCGATCGAACGCGTGACGCCCGATCTGATCCTCTCGGACCTGCAGATGGAGGGGATGTCGGGGCTCGACCTGCTCGACCGCGTGCGGCGCAGCGTGCCCGACGTGCCCTTCGTCCTGTTGACGGCGCATGCGTCGGTCGAGTCGGCGGTGCAGGCGCTCCGGCGCGGTGCCACGGACTATCTCGAGAAGCCCGTTCAACAGGAGCACCTCGTCGCGCTCGTCGAACGGCTGCTCTCGCACCAGCGCCTGGTGCGCGACAACGAACGACTGCGAAGCGCGGTCCGGACCCTCGAGTCGTGTCGCATGTTGATGCACTGCCTCGACCCGGGCGAGGTCTACGCGGTCGCGCTCGACCTGCTACTCCCCGCCCTCGATCGCGAGCTCGGCCTCGCCTTCTTCCGTCGCGATTCCATCCAGGGCTCGGACGGGCTGGCGTTCCGCGGCTTCGACGAGGACCAGGCCACCGCGCTGCAGCAGCGTCTCCACGACCAGAAGCCCGACGGCGATCTCTTCTCGGTGCAGGAGGCGTGCGTGGCCGAGACGGGCCCCGTCGCCGACGCGCTCGCCGACATCGGCGTCGGAGCCGGCCCGGCCCTGTTGGTGCCGCTGCGCGGCGCCGAGTCCGAAGAGGGCTTGCTGTGGGTGCCCGAGCAGGGACGCCCGACCCGCGAGAGCGATCTCGAGAAGGCCCAGCTGATCGCGGCCCACGCAGAGCTCGCCCTCGCCAACGCCGAGCGGTACCACCGCGCCAAGGAGCGCGCGTTCATCGACGACGTCACCGAGGTCTACAACGCGCGCTACCTGCTCCAGGCGACCGAGCACGAGATGCGCCGGGCCGAACGCTCCAAGAAGGAGCTGTGCGTGCTGTTCCTCGACCTCGACCGCTTCAAGCGGGTCAACGACCAGCACGGACACCTGGTGGGTTCGAACGTGCTGCGCCACCTCTCCCAGGTGCTCCGCGACTGCATCCGTCAGGTCGACACCCTGGCCCGCTACGGCGGCGACGAGTTCACGATCCTGCTGGTGGACACGGGCCACGAGGGGGGCGTCGCCGTCGCCGAGCGCATCCGGCGGACCGTCGCCGAGACCGTCTTCGAAGGGGAGGGCGGGACCCCGATCCGCCTCACGATCAGCATCGGGGTGGCGACCTTCCCGAGCCACAGCGCCGATCGCGAAGGCATGCTCGACCTCGCCGACAAGGCGATGTACCGGGCGAAGTCGCTCGGCCGCAACTGCGTGTGCTCGGCCGCCGACCTGGATCGCTGA
- the aspS gene encoding aspartate--tRNA ligase, giving the protein MSAPDPGLDGQAGLRRSHAAGDVTPALVDQEVVLGGWVQRRRDHGGVIFVDLRDREGLVQVVFKPDTSPECHEKAGQLRSEYVVLVRGRVQRRSEETINPNLPTGEIEVLVDELRILNRATPPPFAIEEEAETDESTRLTHRVHDLRRPPLQRALRLRHRLYQSVRTTLSGLDFLEIETPMLARSTPEGARDFLVPSRLQPGEFYALPQSPQIMKQLLMVSGFDRYFQIARCFRDEDQRADRQLEFTQIDLELSFATVEDVLEVLEEVTVAGCAVAGLELERPFKRIGFQEAMDRYGIDRPDTRIQLELVDLTDAFAESEFRAFRQVVDGGGIVKCLPVHDASEMSRGRIDRLESFVRKELGAKGLAWIRVEADGNWQSPIAKFLSDAEKATITERTGAKPGSLIFFQADEAARANAILARLRVDLGEELGRVDGRAHDVLFVVDFPLFEKDDDGKLTYVHQPFVAPLEEDLELLASDPEAVRGTHYDVVMNGIELGSGSLRNHRSDVQRRIFEIMGYAKAETEERFGFLLEALDAGAPPHGGFAFGFDRWAMLLAGAESLRDVVAFPKTQRGQDLLMQAPSPVAGEQLTELSLRVRAPRKEGS; this is encoded by the coding sequence GTGAGCGCCCCGGACCCGGGCCTCGACGGCCAGGCCGGGCTCCGCCGCAGCCACGCCGCTGGCGACGTGACCCCCGCCCTCGTCGACCAGGAGGTCGTGCTCGGCGGCTGGGTGCAGCGACGCCGCGACCACGGCGGGGTCATCTTCGTGGACCTCCGGGACCGCGAGGGGCTGGTCCAGGTCGTCTTCAAGCCCGACACCTCGCCCGAGTGCCACGAGAAGGCCGGCCAGCTGCGGTCCGAGTACGTGGTGCTGGTGCGCGGCCGCGTCCAGCGACGCTCGGAAGAGACCATCAACCCGAACCTTCCGACCGGCGAGATCGAGGTGCTGGTCGACGAGCTCCGCATCCTGAACCGCGCGACGCCGCCGCCCTTCGCGATCGAGGAAGAGGCCGAGACCGACGAATCGACCCGGCTCACCCACCGGGTGCACGACCTGCGCCGCCCGCCGCTCCAGCGCGCCCTGCGCCTGCGCCACCGGCTCTACCAGTCGGTCCGGACGACCCTGTCGGGGCTCGACTTCCTCGAGATCGAGACGCCGATGCTCGCGAGGTCGACGCCCGAGGGTGCGCGCGACTTCCTGGTACCGAGCCGGCTCCAGCCCGGGGAGTTCTACGCGCTGCCCCAGTCGCCCCAGATCATGAAGCAGCTGTTGATGGTCTCGGGCTTCGACCGCTACTTCCAGATCGCGCGCTGCTTCCGCGACGAGGACCAGCGCGCCGACCGCCAGCTGGAGTTCACCCAGATCGACCTCGAGCTCTCCTTCGCCACCGTCGAGGACGTCCTCGAGGTGCTCGAGGAAGTGACCGTCGCCGGCTGCGCCGTCGCGGGCCTCGAACTCGAGCGTCCCTTCAAGCGCATCGGCTTCCAGGAGGCGATGGACCGCTACGGGATCGATCGCCCGGATACGCGCATCCAGCTCGAGCTGGTCGACCTGACCGACGCCTTCGCCGAGAGCGAGTTCCGCGCGTTCCGCCAGGTGGTGGACGGCGGCGGCATCGTGAAGTGCCTGCCGGTGCACGACGCCTCCGAGATGTCGCGGGGCCGGATCGATCGGCTCGAGTCCTTCGTGCGCAAGGAGCTCGGCGCGAAGGGCCTGGCCTGGATCCGCGTCGAGGCCGATGGCAACTGGCAGTCGCCGATTGCGAAGTTCCTGTCCGACGCCGAGAAGGCCACCATCACCGAACGCACCGGCGCGAAGCCCGGCAGCCTGATCTTCTTCCAGGCCGATGAGGCAGCGCGCGCCAACGCGATCCTGGCGCGTCTGCGCGTCGATCTCGGCGAGGAGCTCGGTCGGGTCGACGGCCGCGCCCACGACGTGCTCTTCGTCGTCGACTTCCCGCTCTTCGAGAAGGACGACGACGGCAAGCTCACCTACGTCCACCAGCCCTTCGTGGCGCCCCTCGAGGAAGACCTCGAGCTCCTGGCCAGCGATCCGGAGGCAGTCCGCGGCACCCACTACGACGTCGTCATGAACGGCATCGAGCTGGGTTCGGGGAGCCTCCGCAACCACCGCTCGGACGTCCAGCGCCGGATCTTCGAGATCATGGGCTACGCGAAGGCCGAGACCGAAGAGCGTTTCGGCTTCCTGCTCGAGGCCCTCGACGCCGGAGCGCCGCCCCACGGTGGCTTCGCCTTCGGCTTCGACCGCTGGGCGATGCTGCTGGCGGGGGCCGAGAGCCTGCGCGACGTGGTTGCGTTCCCGAAGACCCAGCGCGGCCAGGATCTGCTCATGCAGGCCCCGTCGCCGGTCGCCGGCGAGCAGCTGACCGAGCTGTCCCTGCGCGTGCGGGCTCCCCGAAAGGAAGGCAGCTGA
- a CDS encoding LysM peptidoglycan-binding domain-containing protein translates to MRRALAAALGVWVFAFAAGAQAERVHVVQPGETLWQISERWAGDADRWPELYRANRDQIKDPSLLYPGQRLAIPYAETAHEAGETTPPVSSPPEP, encoded by the coding sequence ATGCGGCGGGCCCTGGCGGCCGCGCTCGGCGTGTGGGTCTTCGCCTTCGCGGCGGGCGCCCAGGCCGAGCGGGTGCACGTCGTCCAGCCCGGTGAGACGCTCTGGCAGATCTCCGAGCGCTGGGCCGGAGACGCCGATCGCTGGCCCGAGCTCTACCGGGCGAACCGCGACCAGATCAAGGATCCCTCCCTGCTCTATCCCGGGCAGCGGCTGGCGATCCCCTACGCCGAAACCGCCCACGAGGCCGGCGAAACCACGCCGCCGGTCTCGAGCCCGCCCGAACCCTGA
- the mdh gene encoding malate dehydrogenase: MARNKIALIGGGNIGGVLAQEAAFRELGDVVIFDVVEGLPQGKALDMAEGAPVLGADSDISGTNDYKDIAGADVVIITAGLARKPGMSRDDLLNTNLKIMKQVAEGVRDNAPNAFVIVVSNPLDAMVYTFKEVSGFPKNRVVGMAGILDSARFRAFVAWELGVSVEDVNAMVLGGHGDTMVPLIRYCTVAGIPVEQLIAKEKIDAIVERTKGAGGEVVGLLKTGSAFVSPALSAIEMAEAHLKDKKRVLACACLCEGEYGVNGLYVGVPCIIGDGGVEKVIEVEMDAEERKLFDASVEHVRTLVAQIQL, from the coding sequence ATGGCACGCAACAAGATCGCCCTGATCGGGGGCGGCAACATCGGCGGCGTTCTCGCGCAGGAAGCCGCCTTCCGTGAGCTGGGTGACGTCGTGATCTTCGACGTCGTCGAAGGTCTGCCCCAGGGCAAGGCGCTCGACATGGCCGAAGGCGCGCCGGTACTCGGCGCCGACTCCGACATTTCGGGCACCAACGACTACAAGGACATCGCGGGAGCCGACGTCGTGATCATCACGGCCGGCCTCGCGCGGAAGCCGGGCATGTCGCGCGACGACCTGCTCAACACGAACTTGAAGATCATGAAGCAGGTGGCCGAGGGCGTGCGCGACAACGCCCCGAACGCCTTCGTGATCGTCGTGTCGAACCCGCTCGATGCCATGGTCTACACCTTCAAGGAAGTCTCGGGCTTCCCGAAGAACCGTGTGGTCGGCATGGCCGGCATCCTCGACTCGGCCCGCTTCCGCGCCTTCGTGGCCTGGGAGCTCGGCGTGTCGGTCGAAGACGTGAACGCGATGGTGCTGGGCGGCCACGGTGACACGATGGTGCCGCTGATCCGCTACTGCACCGTCGCTGGGATCCCGGTCGAGCAGCTGATCGCGAAGGAGAAGATCGACGCGATCGTCGAGCGCACGAAGGGCGCCGGCGGTGAGGTCGTCGGGCTGCTCAAGACGGGCTCTGCGTTCGTGTCGCCGGCCCTGTCGGCGATCGAAATGGCGGAGGCCCATCTCAAGGACAAGAAGCGCGTCCTCGCGTGCGCCTGCTTGTGCGAGGGCGAGTACGGCGTCAACGGACTCTATGTCGGCGTTCCCTGCATCATCGGGGACGGCGGCGTCGAAAAGGTGATCGAGGTGGAAATGGACGCAGAAGAACGGAAGCTGTTCGACGCCTCGGTCGAGCACGTGCGCACCCTCGTGGCCCAGATTCAGCTGTGA
- the sucC gene encoding ADP-forming succinate--CoA ligase subunit beta produces MNVHEYQAKGLLRDFGVAVPQGKLATTPAEAEEAARALGSDVVVVKAQVHAGGRGKGGGIKLAKSPSEAKQVASEILGMTLVTPQTGAEGKVVRKVYVEEGSAIANELYLAIVLDRAEEKLAIIASTEGGMEIEEVAEKTPDKIITVLVDPNLGIQGYHARRVGFGLGLTADQVKQMEVFLGGLYRLFVEKDASLAEINPLVVTEGGDLIALDGKLNFDDNALYRHPDIAECHDPDEEDARELEAKKIDLAYVGLDGEIGCMVNGAGLAMATLDMIQVCGGSPANFLDAGGGADKEKVKEAFKIILRDPKVKAILVNIFGGIVRCDLIAEGVVAAADELGVEVPLVVRLQGTNAEEGRAILAKSNLNITPAETLGEAGEKAVAAARGQG; encoded by the coding sequence GTGAACGTCCACGAGTACCAGGCAAAGGGGCTGCTCCGGGACTTCGGTGTCGCGGTGCCGCAGGGCAAACTGGCCACCACGCCGGCCGAGGCCGAAGAGGCCGCACGCGCCTTGGGCAGCGACGTCGTCGTCGTGAAGGCCCAAGTGCACGCCGGCGGTCGCGGCAAGGGCGGCGGCATCAAGCTGGCGAAGTCGCCCTCCGAGGCGAAGCAGGTCGCGAGCGAGATCCTGGGCATGACCCTGGTCACGCCCCAGACCGGCGCCGAGGGCAAGGTCGTCCGCAAGGTCTACGTCGAGGAAGGCTCCGCGATCGCGAACGAGCTCTACCTGGCGATCGTGCTCGACCGCGCCGAGGAGAAGCTCGCGATCATCGCGTCGACGGAAGGCGGCATGGAGATCGAGGAGGTCGCCGAGAAGACGCCCGACAAGATCATCACCGTGCTCGTCGACCCGAACCTCGGCATCCAGGGCTACCACGCCCGCCGCGTCGGTTTCGGCCTCGGGCTCACGGCCGATCAGGTGAAGCAGATGGAGGTCTTCCTCGGCGGGCTGTACCGGCTCTTCGTGGAGAAGGACGCGTCTCTCGCCGAGATCAATCCGCTCGTGGTGACCGAGGGCGGCGATCTGATCGCGCTCGACGGCAAGCTGAACTTCGACGACAACGCGCTGTACCGGCACCCGGATATCGCCGAGTGCCACGATCCCGACGAAGAGGATGCGCGCGAGCTCGAGGCGAAGAAGATCGACCTGGCCTACGTCGGTCTCGACGGCGAGATCGGCTGCATGGTGAACGGCGCCGGTCTGGCCATGGCCACTCTGGACATGATCCAGGTGTGCGGCGGCAGCCCGGCGAACTTCCTCGACGCGGGCGGTGGCGCCGACAAGGAGAAGGTCAAAGAGGCCTTCAAGATCATTCTGCGCGACCCGAAGGTGAAGGCGATCCTCGTCAACATCTTCGGTGGCATCGTGCGCTGCGATCTGATCGCCGAAGGCGTGGTCGCGGCCGCTGACGAGCTCGGTGTGGAAGTGCCGCTGGTGGTCCGGCTCCAGGGCACGAACGCCGAGGAAGGGCGGGCGATCCTCGCGAAGTCGAATCTGAATATTACGCCCGCCGAGACGCTCGGCGAGGCGGGTGAGAAGGCCGTCGCGGCCGCGCGCGGTCAGGGGTAA
- the sucD gene encoding succinate--CoA ligase subunit alpha codes for MSILCDKNTKLLIQGMGRMGQFHAKLSVEYGTQVVGGVAPGKGGQTIEGIPVFDTVKAAVDATGANASVIFVPPPGAADAILEASDAGIGLAACITEGIPAIDMLRAKNALHDSPMRLIGPNCPGVVTPEQCRIGIMPAQITRPGPVGVVSRSGTLTYEAVDQLSRIGIGQSTCLGIGGDPVIGTTFVDALALFEADPDTEAVVMIGEIGGNAEETAAQYVKDHMSKPVVAFIAGQNAPPGKRMGHAGAIIAGGKGAASDKIAALEAAGVGVARSPADIGETLAKHAPSLAK; via the coding sequence ATGTCGATCCTCTGCGACAAGAACACGAAGCTCCTGATCCAGGGCATGGGCCGCATGGGCCAGTTCCACGCGAAGCTCTCCGTCGAGTACGGCACCCAGGTGGTCGGCGGCGTGGCTCCCGGCAAGGGCGGCCAGACGATCGAAGGCATCCCGGTCTTCGACACCGTGAAGGCCGCCGTCGATGCCACCGGCGCCAACGCGTCGGTGATCTTCGTCCCGCCGCCGGGTGCGGCGGATGCGATCCTGGAAGCGTCCGACGCGGGTATCGGGCTCGCGGCCTGCATCACCGAGGGCATCCCCGCCATCGACATGCTGCGCGCGAAGAACGCGCTCCACGACTCGCCGATGCGGCTGATCGGCCCGAACTGCCCGGGCGTCGTCACGCCGGAGCAGTGCCGGATCGGCATCATGCCGGCGCAGATCACGCGCCCCGGCCCGGTCGGAGTGGTGTCGCGCTCGGGCACGCTCACCTACGAGGCCGTCGACCAGCTCTCGCGCATCGGCATCGGCCAGTCGACCTGTCTCGGGATCGGCGGCGACCCGGTGATCGGCACGACCTTCGTCGACGCGCTCGCGCTCTTCGAGGCCGACCCGGACACCGAGGCGGTGGTGATGATCGGTGAGATCGGCGGCAACGCCGAGGAGACCGCGGCTCAGTATGTGAAGGACCACATGAGCAAGCCGGTCGTGGCCTTCATCGCCGGGCAGAACGCGCCTCCGGGCAAGCGCATGGGGCACGCGGGCGCGATCATCGCGGGCGGCAAGGGCGCCGCGAGTGACAAGATCGCCGCACTCGAGGCCGCGGGTGTGGGTGTCGCGCGCTCGCCCGCCGACATCGGCGAGACCCTGGCGAAGCACGCGCCGTCCCTCGCGAAGTAG
- a CDS encoding histidine phosphatase family protein, with protein sequence MELLLVRHGLPERVENEDGRPADPPLSTEGHDQAARVGRWLESEAPGALYASPLRRAQETAAPLAGTLGLDVGIEAGIVELDHQSDYYIPLETLKAEDYERWQALIQRGELYAGVDMERFRRDVVDCIEALIAKHAGQRIAIFCHGGVINAWAGHVLGIADPFFLDVGYTGVSRFLAASSGERSVRSLNELAHLRDA encoded by the coding sequence GTGGAGCTCCTACTCGTGCGCCACGGGCTGCCCGAGCGTGTCGAGAACGAGGACGGTCGGCCGGCCGATCCCCCGCTCTCGACCGAGGGGCACGACCAGGCGGCGCGCGTGGGCCGCTGGCTCGAGTCGGAAGCACCGGGCGCGCTCTACGCCAGTCCGCTGCGCCGGGCCCAGGAGACCGCAGCGCCCCTGGCGGGCACGCTGGGGCTCGACGTCGGGATCGAGGCCGGCATCGTCGAGCTCGACCACCAGTCCGACTACTACATCCCGCTCGAGACGCTGAAGGCCGAGGACTACGAGCGCTGGCAGGCGCTCATCCAGCGCGGCGAGCTCTACGCAGGCGTCGACATGGAGCGCTTCCGCCGGGACGTGGTCGACTGCATCGAGGCGTTGATCGCGAAGCACGCGGGACAGCGGATCGCGATCTTCTGCCACGGCGGCGTGATCAACGCCTGGGCCGGGCACGTGCTCGGGATCGCGGACCCGTTCTTTCTCGACGTCGGCTACACCGGCGTCAGCCGCTTCCTGGCCGCTTCGAGCGGCGAACGCAGCGTGCGCAGCCTGAACGAACTCGCCCACCTGCGCGACGCCTAG